The Deltaproteobacteria bacterium PRO3 genome segment AAGGTCCGGCGCATGGCCTCGCGCTCCTTATCCGTCTTAGTCAGCGCCGCGATCCCCGCGGCCTGCACGAAGCCCGAGGTCGAGATGTAAAAGTTCTGCGCCATGTTCTGGAAGACCTTCGAGAGGGCCCGCGGGAAGATGCACCAGCCCAGACGGAAGCCCGTCATCGCGTAGGCCTTGGAGAAGCCATTTAAAACGAAGGCGCGGTCGGTGAACTCGAGAATGGAACGCTCTTCGCCCTCATAGGTCAGCCCGTGGTAGATCTCGTCGCTGATCACGTATTTCCCCATCCCGGCCAGCGCCTTCATGGCCTTCGCGTCCAGCAAGGTCCCGGTCGGATTGCCGGGCGAGTTGATCAGGATCGCCTTCGTCCTGCGCCGCAGTTTTTTCTTCACGGCCTCGGGATTCAGCTGGAAGCCCTCCGCCTCACGGCCGCGGACGAAGGCCGGCCTGCCGCCGGCGAAACGCAAAAAATTGGCGTAACAGGGGTAATGGGGATCGCTTAGGACCACCTCCTCGCCGGGCTCGAGCAGGGCGCCGAAGAGCAGGAGCATGGCAGGGGAGGTGCCGGCGGTGACTAGCACCTGGTCGGGGTGGATCGCGACCCCGTAGCGCTTGCGGTAGTGCTTGCAAATGGCCTCGCGCAGGGCGGGGAGGCCTAAGGAATGAGTATACTTGGT includes the following:
- a CDS encoding pyridoxal phosphate-dependent aminotransferase, whose product is MPAKAALPSLLSRRSRQLRSFIAMDVLEKSQGMAQLGHDVISFSVGEPDFPAPKAVKAAAIQALRRDFTKYTHSLGLPALREAICKHYRKRYGVAIHPDQVLVTAGTSPAMLLLFGALLEPGEEVVLSDPHYPCYANFLRFAGGRPAFVRGREAEGFQLNPEAVKKKLRRRTKAILINSPGNPTGTLLDAKAMKALAGMGKYVISDEIYHGLTYEGEERSILEFTDRAFVLNGFSKAYAMTGFRLGWCIFPRALSKVFQNMAQNFYISTSGFVQAAGIAALTKTDKEREAMRRTFQERRRVMLEGVKRLGFGVAAEPGGAFYVFANAKHYTRDSHRFAFDILEKAKVGITPGIDFGPSGEGYVRFSYATDVKKIRKGLGRIEEYLRKRKLLA